TGACCTTGTCGGGCACAAGGAAGCTGTACGCGCCGGGCTGGTCGTACACCTTGCGCTTCTCGCTTTTGTCGACCCGCCCGTCGGCGGCCTGGTAGCCGACATCGCGGGCCTTGCCGAAGACGCCGCCCAGCCCGCCACCGCCCTTGTCCGTGGCCAAATCGATGACGCCCCCGGCCAGCCTGTAGGAACCATCGCGGAACCGCTCGAACAGCGAGTCCTCGGTAAACGTGGCGTCACCAAGCACCGACGGCCGTGCACCCGAGCACGTGCTGATGTCGTGATTCCCATGCGGGAAGTCCCGGTCACCCGAACCGGCACACTTGATGACTGGACGCATCGAATGCAACCGCTCTCCGACCGGCCGCAGCGGGCGCTGTTCACATCGAACGAGAGACCAGGCAAGGTCGCTCACGAAATGTGTGGACCGTGCTCCTCAGTCGCTGCGTAGATGTCCACGGCAGTGCGACTGGGCCGAAGGCGACCGTGCCCTGTCAGAGCGATCGCATGGCTCCGACGGTACGCACGGCGCGGGCGGGACGCCGCCCTCCGCACCCGTCCGAGGGGCGGCGTCGGGCGCTGCCCCGGCCTGGCGCGGGTCATGCGATCCACCCGAGGCGGGATGGCGTGGCGTGCACACCGGGGCCCTGACCGCGGGACGAATCCGGTGGGCACGGTGACGTCCGGCCCGGCGAGTGCGCGAGTGCCTCCTGATCGCTCACCATGCCGCTCGCCTTCGATCAGCCGCCGCTGAGTACGAGCGAGCGGCAGTCGGTGGCGTAGGGCCGTCGTGATGGGGCCGCGGCATTAGGGCCCGTCCGATAGGTCGAGTCCTAGCGCAAGTCCAGCTCACCGACTGTTTGGCCTCCGCTGGTCTCACCCGTCAGGCGGAATCCGAGCCCGAGGTAGAAACCCTCGGGGCCGCCCGTGCCCGGATGCCAAGTGGTGGTCAGGCGGGTGCCGCCGCGACGGCGGATTTCAGCAGCAACGGACTCGACCGCGAAGCGACCGTAACCTCGACCCTGCTCACCATCTGCGATGTTGAGCCGCCAGAGACCGGAACGGATGTCGGTGCCTGTGCCGTCGCCCCTCCAGTCGATGTCGAAGAAGGCCATGAGGAAACCGACGGGACGGTCACCGTCAAGGATGAGGCGGGGCCAAGCTATGCCGGGATACACATATGCCTCGGCCAGAGATTTCACGACCGGCGCGACCAAGTGCTCCTGATCCAGACGAACCCGCAGACCGATCGCTGCGTCGAAGTTGGCCGGGGTGATCTCCCGCAGACAGAGTGTGGTCGTCATGCAGGAACCCTAAGCCAGTCGATCAAGTGGACTCTGCGGATGCGTCGTCGGACGCGGGAACCCTGCTCGATAGCTCGTATGCCCCGGGCTCAGGCTCGGAGCCAGAGCCGTATGGCTGCGGTGGTGACGGTTCCGTGGAAGACGTAGGCCCGCTTGTCGTACCTGGTAGCTACCGCCCGAAACGTCTTCAGGGCGTTGATCGTCCGCTCAACTTCATTGCGGCGCCTGTATCTGTCCTTGTCGAAAGCGGTCGGGCGACCGCCGTTGCTGCCTCGGCGTCGACGGTTGGCCCGCTGATCCTTCGGCTCCGGGATGGTGTGCTTGATCTGGCGTCGCCGCAGGTAGCGACGGCTCCGGCGGGAACTGTATGCCTTGTCGCCGCCCAAGTGGTCGGGACGGGTGCGAGGGCGTCCGCCGCTCAGCCGCGGAACGCGGACGCATTCTAGGACTGGGATGAGCTGTGGGGAATCGCCCCACTGGCCCGGCGTAATTAGGAACGCGAGGGGGCGGAGTCTTCCTTCACTGACCAGATGGATCTTGCAGGTGAGTCCGCCTCGGGAACGTCCCAGCGCCTCGTCGGGGCGGTGCTGAGCAGGCCGACCATGCCGGCCCGGAACGCGCGGTGCGGTCCTACGGGCGCCCGAGGCGTGCTGGTGGGCTCTGCACGAGGTCGAGTCCACACTGACCATGCTCCAGTCGATCCGGCCCTCCGCGTCGGCATCGGCCTGGAGAGCCTGCAGAATCCGTTCCCATGTGCCGTCCGCCGACCAGCGGCGATGCCGGTCATACACCGTCTTCCACTTTCCGAACCGCGGCGGCAGGTCTCGCCAGGTGACACCGGTCCGCTGACGGAAGAGAATGCCGTTGAGCACCCTGCGGTGACTCTTCCAACGCCCGCCCCGCCCCACGTTCTTCGGCAGGTGTGGTTCCAACCGAGTCCACTCTGTATCCGACAGATCGCCCCGCCTCACGCAGGCCAGAACGACATGATCACTGCCCAGTCACACGAGCCATCAGACACTGCCTAGATGGCTGACATCGGCACCGTGGGCCGGGGCGGTGAAGGCGAGGGTGAGTGCGGCGTCGGCTGCTGCGATCCAGCGCCATGGTCGTCTCATGCATCGGGCTGGAGCCGGGGGGTGCGTCGGGAGATCCAGTAGCCGGCGCTGAGGAGGGCGAACCAGACCGCCCAGACGTACAGCGCCAGGCGGGTGTCGGCGTCCATCGCGATGAGGACGACGACGAAGACGAGGACGGCGATGGCGATCCAGTTGGTGACCGGGGCTCCTGGCATGCGGAAGTCGGCGGCGGGCAGGAGTCCGGCGCGGGCCTTGGCCCGGTAGCGCAGGTGCGCGGCGAGAATCATGAACCAGGTCCACAGACCGGCGCACGTGCCGACCGAGGTGATGTAGACGAACGCCTTGTCCGGGGAAACGACGTTGACGATGAGCCCGATGCTCATGACCAGGGTGGACAGCACCAGTGCGGGCAGCGGG
This Streptomyces decoyicus DNA region includes the following protein-coding sequences:
- a CDS encoding GNAT family N-acetyltransferase is translated as MTTTLCLREITPANFDAAIGLRVRLDQEHLVAPVVKSLAEAYVYPGIAWPRLILDGDRPVGFLMAFFDIDWRGDGTGTDIRSGLWRLNIADGEQGRGYGRFAVESVAAEIRRRGGTRLTTTWHPGTGGPEGFYLGLGFRLTGETSGGQTVGELDLR
- a CDS encoding IS5 family transposase — protein: MRRGDLSDTEWTRLEPHLPKNVGRGGRWKSHRRVLNGILFRQRTGVTWRDLPPRFGKWKTVYDRHRRWSADGTWERILQALQADADAEGRIDWSMVSVDSTSCRAHQHASGARRTAPRVPGRHGRPAQHRPDEALGRSRGGLTCKIHLVSEGRLRPLAFLITPGQWGDSPQLIPVLECVRVPRLSGGRPRTRPDHLGGDKAYSSRRSRRYLRRRQIKHTIPEPKDQRANRRRRGSNGGRPTAFDKDRYRRRNEVERTINALKTFRAVATRYDKRAYVFHGTVTTAAIRLWLRA